In Mycolicibacter virginiensis, the DNA window GCAGGTTCTCGGTGCTGTCGCTGCCGACCACGGTGATTTTCGACGCCGAGGGGCGCCAGCGGTACCGCGCCACCGGTGTGCCGACGTCGGCGGACCTGCGTTCTGCGCTGGAACCTCTGTTGGCTTGACGGCCCCAATGTTGGGTAGTCTGTACGTCGTGTTCGCCCGCCTCGAGCTTGTGCTCACCAAGCGCCGCACAGTCGACCTGTGCCGCACCGCGGGCTGCTGTTGTTGTCGTTGTCGCTGAGACGCGCGTTTTCGCGTCGCTATCGGAGCGCCCGGGAAGCCGTGGCATGTCTCCACCAGCCACTCGCCACGACAGCCAGGAGCATTTCATGCGGGACATCCACACCGACACCGCCCAAATCCAACAGGTAGACGTCCGGGGTCCCCGGTTCACCGCCTGGATCACCACCGTCGTACTGGTGGCCGTCCTGCTCATCGCCGGGTCCAGCCCGATCGGCGCGGCCATTCTGCTGGCCGCCCAAGCCGTCGTCTTCGCGATCGGCGCGACCGCGGGCCCTCGCCGGCACCCCTACGGATTGCTGTTCGCCCGGCTGGTGGCACCGCGACTGGGGCCGGTCACCGAGCGTGAGCCGGTGGCGCCGCTGCGCTTCGCCCAGCTCGTCGGCCTGGTGTTCGCCGTGATCGGGATCGCCGGGTTCGCGTTCGCCCCGGCAGTCGGCCTGGTCGCGACGGCCTTTGCCCTGGCGGCGGCCTTCCTCAACGCCGCCTTCGGCATCTGTCTGGGCTGCCAGCTCTACCCGCTCGTCGTACGCCTGCGACCGGATACGGCGTAGCCACAGCATCTCCCCTGGAAGTAACCGGAAAGGACTCCCCCATGGCACGCTCTGACGTCCTGGTCTCCACCGACTGGGCTGAGAGCAATCTCGACGCGCCCAACACGGTGTTCATCGAAGTCGACGAAGACACCAGCGTCTACGACATCAACCACATCCCGGGCGCCATCCGGCTGGACTGGCGCAAAGACCTACAGGATCCGGTACGCCGCGACGTCATCGACGAGGCCGCGTTCTCCAAGCTGCTCTCCGAGCGCGGCGTCGCCAACGACGACACCGTGATCCTCTACGGCGGCAACAACAACTGGTTCGCCGCCTTCGCCTACTGGTACTTCAAGCTGTACGGACACGAGTCCGTCAAGCTGCTCGACGGCGGCCGCAAGAAGTGGGAGCTCGGCGGTCGTCCGCTGTCGAGCGAAGCCGTCAATCGGCCCGCCACGTCCTACACCGCCAAGCCGTTGGACGAATCGCTGCGGGCCCGCCGCGACGAGGTGGTCGCGGCGATAAACACCAAGAACCTCGTCGATGTGCGCTCCCCCGAGGAGTTCTCCGGCAAGATCCTGGCTCCCGCCCACCTGCCTCAGGAGCAGAGCCAGCAGCGCGGCCACGTCCCGAGCGCGATCAACGTGCCGTGGAGCCGCGCCGCCAACGAGGACGGCACCTTCAAGTCCGACGAGGAGCTGGCCAAGCTGTACGCCGACGCCGGCCTGGATGGTCAGAAGGAGACCATCGCCTATTGCCGTATCGGTGAGCGTTCGTCACACACCTGGTTCGTGCTGCGTGAGCTGCTCGGACATCGCAACGTCAAGAACTACGACGGTAGTTGGATGGAATACGGCTCCCTGGTGGGCGCCCCGATCGAATTGGGAAGCTGATATGTGCTCTGGACCCAAGCAAGGGCTCGCCCTGCCTGCCAACGTCGACCTGGAGAAGGAGACCGTGATCACTGGCCGCGTGGTGGACAGCTCCGGCGCGTCCGTCGGCGGTGCCTTCGTCCGACTGCTGGACTCCTCGGACGAGTTCACCGCTGAGGTCGTGGCCTCGGCCACCGGTGACTTCCGGTTCTTCGCCGCTCCAGGCGCCTGGAGGGTGCGTGCCCTGTCCTCGGCCGGTAACGGTGACGCCGTGGTGACGCCCTCCGGGGCGGGCATCCACGAGGTCGACATCAAAGTCGCCTGACGACTCGCACTACCCGATCGCGGCGTCCCGCTGCACCCGGCTTCGCCGGCCTTGCGAACGCCGCTAGACTTCCCCCCGTGGTGTTGTTCTTCGAGTTGATGCTGGTGGCGGCGACTGGCCTGATCACCTGGTTCGCGCTGTACACGCTGTATCGGCTGATTACCGACGAGATGTGAGTGCCTCCGAGGGGGGTACGCCGGATGCCGGCGAGCGCCAGGTCGACCGGGGTTCCGGCGACCGCGCGGTAGCGGCGGCCGCTGAGCGTGCCAAGCAGACCGCGGCACGCAACATTCCGGTCTTCGACGACCTGCCGTTCACCGATACCGCCAACCTGCGCGAGGGTGCGAACCTGCACGACGCCCTGTTGGCGCTGCTGCCGTTGGTCGGGGTGTGGCGCGGTGAAGGCGTGGGCCACGGCGCGCAGGGTGACTACCGGTTCGGGCAGCAGATCGTGGTGTCCCACGACGGCGGCGACTACCTGAACTGGGAAGCGCGGTCCTGGCGGCTGTCCGACGACGACGAGTCCAGCCAACCGGCCCTCCGCGAAACCGGCTTCTGGCGGTTCGTGGACGATCCGGACGACCCCGACGAGTCGCAGGCCATCGAACTGCTGCTGGCGCACTCCACCGGCTATGTGGAGCTGTTCTACGGGCGCCCGCACGGCCCGGCCTCCTGGGAGCTGGTCACCGATGCGCTGGCCCGCAGCAAATCGGGTGCGCTGATCGGCGGGGCCAAGCGGCTGTACGGGATCGTCGAGGACGGCGACCTGGCCTATGTCGAGGAGCGGGTGAACGCCGACGGCGAGCTGGTGCCGCACCTGTCGGCGCGCTTGTCACGCTTCATCGGCTGATCTTTTTGCGTTGACTCTGCGCCCACCAAGCAAAAGTTCGAGTGCGGCGCCTGGTGGACGCAGAGTCAGTGACCGATCGCGGTGTCGACCAGTCCGGCGAATTCCTGCTCGGACACCCGCGGTTGTAGCGCCCGGCCGTCCAAGGTGTGCACCCGTGCGGCCAAGGTGATGCTCGACACCAGCCAGAGATCTTGCGCCGCAGCGAGATCCGACAGTCGCAACGGGGCGTATTCGCATTGGTAGCCCGCGGCGCGGGCCACGTCGAACAGTGCCTCCTGGGTGGTGCCGCGCAGGATCGGGTGCGACAGCGGCGGGGTGATGAGCCGTCCGGGCTCCACCAGCACCACCGTCGAGCGCGGCCCCTCCAAGACGTAACCGTCGGAGCTGATGAAGATGACGTCGTCGGCGCCCTGTTTCGCGGCGTACCGCAGCGCCGCCATGTTCACCGCATAAGACAGCGTCTTGGCGCCGGCCAGCAGCCACGGCAGCTCCAGCCCCTGCGCCGACAGACCACGGTCCAAGGTGATCACCGCCACGCCCTCTCGGCGGGCCGCTGCGATGCGTTCCGGCAGCGGGGTCAGCATGACGTATGCGGTTGGTGCCGAACCGGTTTCTCGGCCCCGGCTGTAGATCATTCGCAGGGCGCCCTCGCCCGTTCCGGCCCACTGCTGCACCGCCTCGTCGACGGCACGACGCCAGTCGTCCAGGTTCGGCGCCGGCAGGTCCATCAGCTCGGCGGAGCGCGCCAGCCGGGCCAGGTGAGCATCGAGCAGGCAGGCGGCGCCGTCGCGCACCAGCAGCGTCTCGAAAACCCCGTCGCCGCGCAGCGCCGCCAGATCGTCGGCGTGCAATAGCGGCGAGCCGGCTGCGGCAAGCCCACCGCCCACGGTGACGATCGTCACGACGCTGTCTTCCACATCGGCCTCCGGTGCCATGGACCGTGAGCGTAGCGGCTCCGTAGAGTTGATCCGTGTCCGCCGTCCCCGCACCTGATTCCGGCCCCGACGCGGGCGCTGTCTGGCATTACGGCGACCCGTTCGGCGAACAGCGCAGCGCTGAAACCGCAGCCGTGTTGGTCGATCGGTCCCACCGGGCGGTGCTCGCGCTGAGCGGCGCGGACCGCAAGACGTGGCTGCACAGCCTGTGCACCCAGCACGTCGCCGATCTTGCCGACGGCGCCAGCACCGAGAACCTGACCTTGGACGCCAAGGGCCACATCCAGAACCACTGGGTCCAGACCGAGCTGAATGAGCGGACCTACCTCGACACCGAGCCATGGCGGGGCACGCCCCTGATCGAACACCTGCGCAAGATGGTGTTCTGGGCCGACGTCGCCATCGAGCCGGCGGACCTTGGGGTGCTGTCGCTGTTAGGCCCCGACCGGGATGCTCCGGCTGTCCTCGACGCGTTGGGGCTGGCCGCTCCGCTCGGGGCGACGGCGGTATCGGTCGGTGATTCCGGGGGTTTCGTTCGGCGGGCGCCGGGCCACGATGCGCTGGAACTGCTGGTGCCGCGCGCCGAGAAGAGCGAGTGGCAGCGGCGGCTGACCCAGGCCGGGGTGCGACCCGCCGGAATATGGGCCTACGAAGCCCACCGCGTGGCCGCCGGGCGCCCACGGTTGGGCGTGGACACCGACGAGCGCACCATCCCGCACGAACTGAACTGGATCGGCGGGCCGGGCGTCGCCGCGGTGCACCTGGACAAAGGGTGCTACAGCGGGCAGGAGACGGTAGCCAGGGTGCATAACCTGGGCAAACCGCCGCGGATGTTGGTGCTGTTGCACCTGGATGGATCGGTGGACCGGCCCTCGACAGGCGATCCGGTCACCTCAGGCGGGCGCTCGGTGGGCCGGCTGGGCACGGTGGTGGACCATTTCGAACTGGGTCCGATCGCGCTGGCGCTGCTCAAACGCGGACTCCCGGCCGATACTCCGCTGCTGACCGGCGCCGACTCGGAGGTCAGTGCGGTGATCGACCCGGAATCGATGCCGCCGCCGGACGAGCGCGGCGCGGGACGGCTCGCCGTCGACCGGCTGCGGGGCCGGCTTTGATAGTGGTCACACCGGCGCAGGGCAGGTCGGCAGCTCCGCGATCGGCACGGTAAGCTGTCGGCAGGACAATAAACACATTCAGATCGGAGCCGCCTGCTCGTTGGGCCGCTCCGTTATTGCGCGAGGGGGTCCCCCCATGGGCCGCGGCCGGGCTAAGGCGAAGCAGACCAAGGTTGCTCGAGAGCTGAAGTACAGCTCACCGTCGACCGATTTCTCCCAGCTCCAACGTGAGCTGGCTGGGTCTGAGGTCAACGACTCCGACGGTGACGACTCCTGGAATGGCGACGACGACTGGCGCCGTTGAGCGCCAGGCGTACCGCCGGTCCTGACTGGCCCCGATAGGGCTGGACTTGATGGGGCTGGGCAGACCCGCTAGGGCCTAGAACCTCGGCCTAGAACCTCGGGTGCTCCCCGACCAGCGTGGCCCCGTCTCCCGGTTCGGCGTTCTTCCCCGGCTTGGCAACTGTGCCGAGCGGCCAGCAGTCGACGTGGCGGGCAGTCAGGATGGCCAGCGCGCGGTCGGTGTCCTCCGGCGCGACGATGGCAACCATGCCGACGCCCAGGTTGAACGTCTTCTCCATCTCCGCGCGGCTCACCCGTCCACGCTGGGCGATCATCGCGAACACCGGAGCCGGCGTCCAGGTGCCACGGTCCACCTCGGCAATCAGCCCGTCGGGGATGACGCGGGCGAGGTTACCGGCCAAGCCGCCGCCGGTCACGTGGCAAAACGTCCGCACCTGAGTTTCGGCGGCCAGCGCCAGGCAATCCTTGGCGTAGATGCGCGTCGGTTCCAGCAGTTCCTCACCGAGGGTGCGACCGAACTCCTCGACGTGGCCGGCCAGGTTCATCCGGTCGATGTCCAGCAGCACCGCCCGCGCCAACGAGTAGCCGTTGGAGTGCAGGCCCGAGGAGCCCATCGCGATCAGCACG includes these proteins:
- a CDS encoding putative leader peptide, with the protein product MLGSLYVVFARLELVLTKRRTVDLCRTAGCCCCRCR
- a CDS encoding DUF4395 domain-containing protein: MRDIHTDTAQIQQVDVRGPRFTAWITTVVLVAVLLIAGSSPIGAAILLAAQAVVFAIGATAGPRRHPYGLLFARLVAPRLGPVTEREPVAPLRFAQLVGLVFAVIGIAGFAFAPAVGLVATAFALAAAFLNAAFGICLGCQLYPLVVRLRPDTA
- a CDS encoding sulfurtransferase yields the protein MARSDVLVSTDWAESNLDAPNTVFIEVDEDTSVYDINHIPGAIRLDWRKDLQDPVRRDVIDEAAFSKLLSERGVANDDTVILYGGNNNWFAAFAYWYFKLYGHESVKLLDGGRKKWELGGRPLSSEAVNRPATSYTAKPLDESLRARRDEVVAAINTKNLVDVRSPEEFSGKILAPAHLPQEQSQQRGHVPSAINVPWSRAANEDGTFKSDEELAKLYADAGLDGQKETIAYCRIGERSSHTWFVLRELLGHRNVKNYDGSWMEYGSLVGAPIELGS
- a CDS encoding DUF1416 domain-containing protein, with translation MCSGPKQGLALPANVDLEKETVITGRVVDSSGASVGGAFVRLLDSSDEFTAEVVASATGDFRFFAAPGAWRVRALSSAGNGDAVVTPSGAGIHEVDIKVA
- a CDS encoding FABP family protein; the encoded protein is MSASEGGTPDAGERQVDRGSGDRAVAAAAERAKQTAARNIPVFDDLPFTDTANLREGANLHDALLALLPLVGVWRGEGVGHGAQGDYRFGQQIVVSHDGGDYLNWEARSWRLSDDDESSQPALRETGFWRFVDDPDDPDESQAIELLLAHSTGYVELFYGRPHGPASWELVTDALARSKSGALIGGAKRLYGIVEDGDLAYVEERVNADGELVPHLSARLSRFIG
- a CDS encoding aminodeoxychorismate lyase, which produces MAPEADVEDSVVTIVTVGGGLAAAGSPLLHADDLAALRGDGVFETLLVRDGAACLLDAHLARLARSAELMDLPAPNLDDWRRAVDEAVQQWAGTGEGALRMIYSRGRETGSAPTAYVMLTPLPERIAAARREGVAVITLDRGLSAQGLELPWLLAGAKTLSYAVNMAALRYAAKQGADDVIFISSDGYVLEGPRSTVVLVEPGRLITPPLSHPILRGTTQEALFDVARAAGYQCEYAPLRLSDLAAAQDLWLVSSITLAARVHTLDGRALQPRVSEQEFAGLVDTAIGH
- a CDS encoding YgfZ/GcvT domain-containing protein, giving the protein MSAVPAPDSGPDAGAVWHYGDPFGEQRSAETAAVLVDRSHRAVLALSGADRKTWLHSLCTQHVADLADGASTENLTLDAKGHIQNHWVQTELNERTYLDTEPWRGTPLIEHLRKMVFWADVAIEPADLGVLSLLGPDRDAPAVLDALGLAAPLGATAVSVGDSGGFVRRAPGHDALELLVPRAEKSEWQRRLTQAGVRPAGIWAYEAHRVAAGRPRLGVDTDERTIPHELNWIGGPGVAAVHLDKGCYSGQETVARVHNLGKPPRMLVLLHLDGSVDRPSTGDPVTSGGRSVGRLGTVVDHFELGPIALALLKRGLPADTPLLTGADSEVSAVIDPESMPPPDERGAGRLAVDRLRGRL
- a CDS encoding DUF3073 domain-containing protein, whose product is MGRGRAKAKQTKVARELKYSSPSTDFSQLQRELAGSEVNDSDGDDSWNGDDDWRR